GCTGATGTATAAAGGAATTCCCCTGTACATAATCAACCGCAGATGCCAATGGGTTCACTCCTTTGGGTTCTCTTTATCGCTTGATACACTTCTTCCACCGTAAGTAAATTCCCGTCTATTACACCGTACTCATTTAGGCGGTTAGCCAATTGAGTGATTGGTGGCAGTTCTAGCAAGGTTTGTGCAAGTAGGGCCGGCTTGGAAAACGCCTGGCGAACGGTACCGTCCAGTAAGACTTGGCCGTTACAGAGAACAACAACGCGCTTAGCATACTCAGCCACCAGTGACATGTCATGGGTGATAAAAATAATGGTATGGCCGGCTTCATTTAAAGCACGGGCCATCTCCATAATTTGCATTCCTTCCCGGTAATCTTGTCCGGTGGTGGGTTCATCAAGAACAATAACCTTGGTGCGCATTGCCAATACCGATGCCAAGGCCACACGCTGACGCTGACCCTTACTTAGGTCATAGGGGTAGGCTTGACGGTAGTCCTCCAGACCCACAGATTTTAAAGCTTCACTTACTCGCACCTCTATTTCATCACTGCTTAACTTTAAATTTTTAAGGCCAAAGGCTATTTCACTTTCCACCGTATTGTGAAATATTTGATGATCTGGGTTTTGAAAAACAAATCCCACCTCCCTGGCCAGTTCCGAAACCTTAAGTGCAGCGGTATCTTTATTGTTCACGAACACCTTGCCAAAGGTGGGTTTATGCAAGCCATTAAAATGTTTTACCAGGGTTGTTTTGCCGGCGCCGTTTTGGCCCACCAAGGCTATAAAATCACCGGCCTCTATCGTCAAACTTATATTTTTCAGCACCATTTCTTCTTGATAGCTATAACTCAAATTCTCTACTTTAATCACTTTTATTTCCCCTTATTTAGCAAGCAACTTTTCAATGTATGCCATCCCCTCGGTCACCGTTAGGGGTAAGTGCTGCAATTTTTTATCTATCATATGGGCTAGCTCAGCCACCTGGGGTGGCTTAACGCCTAAATTCAGCAATTCCTCCTGCCGGGAAAATACCTCCCTGGGTGAACCCTTCATTATTACCTTTCCCTCGTTCATTACAACTATTTCATCTGCATAACGGGCCAGCAACTCAGTTTTTTGTTCCACCAAAACAATGGTAATGCCATGTTTTTCATTCAAAACCCTTAATACCTCAAAGATTTCTTTGGTGCCTATGGGATCCAACTCAGATGTCGGTTCATCAAGCACCAACACCTTAGGGTATAATGCCAGTACTGCGGCTATTGCCAATCGTTGTTTTTGACCGCCCGAAAGTTCATTGGTGTTACTGTTACGTAAATGACTGATGCCGGTCATTTGCAAAGCCTCAGCTATCCTAGCATCCATTTGTTCCGGTGCCACACCCATGTTTTCCAAGCCAAAGGCAATTTCTTGTTCCACGTCCATGGATACGATCTGTGATTCCGGATCATCAAACACACTGCCCACGCTGCGGGCGATATTTGCTATGGTATCTTGAAAGATTGATTTACCTTTAAATAGCACCTGGCCCTGCATTTTGCCACCCTGAAAATGTGGTATAATGCCATTTAAACATTTTGCCAGTGTACTTTTACCGGCACCGGTGGGCCCCGTAATCGCTATAAATTGGCCTTCCTTTACGGTAAGGTTTAGCCCCTCTAATGCGGGTTTTTCGGCCTGTGGATAATAAAAGGACAGGTTTTGAATGTCATATAGCACCATTGCAGTCACCCCAGTAAATTCTTACCCATGCTTATAATCTTAAAAACTTTTTTGCAGGCGCATAAAGTGCCTGGGCCATCACAGCATTAATGAACATCATAGGAACCACTACACCCACAAAGGCAGCTTGCATGGCAGCCATTGGCATTTTTAATGCAAAGTGGAAGTTTAATACCACATAAATTGCACCACTGACCAGTGTGCCAATTAAGGTGGCCACTATTGGTTTAAAGG
This window of the Desulfofalx alkaliphila DSM 12257 genome carries:
- a CDS encoding energy-coupling factor ABC transporter ATP-binding protein, coding for MIKVENLSYSYQEEMVLKNISLTIEAGDFIALVGQNGAGKTTLVKHFNGLHKPTFGKVFVNNKDTAALKVSELAREVGFVFQNPDHQIFHNTVESEIAFGLKNLKLSSDEIEVRVSEALKSVGLEDYRQAYPYDLSKGQRQRVALASVLAMRTKVIVLDEPTTGQDYREGMQIMEMARALNEAGHTIIFITHDMSLVAEYAKRVVVLCNGQVLLDGTVRQAFSKPALLAQTLLELPPITQLANRLNEYGVIDGNLLTVEEVYQAIKRTQRSEPIGICG
- a CDS encoding energy-coupling factor ABC transporter ATP-binding protein, with product MVLYDIQNLSFYYPQAEKPALEGLNLTVKEGQFIAITGPTGAGKSTLAKCLNGIIPHFQGGKMQGQVLFKGKSIFQDTIANIARSVGSVFDDPESQIVSMDVEQEIAFGLENMGVAPEQMDARIAEALQMTGISHLRNSNTNELSGGQKQRLAIAAVLALYPKVLVLDEPTSELDPIGTKEIFEVLRVLNEKHGITIVLVEQKTELLARYADEIVVMNEGKVIMKGSPREVFSRQEELLNLGVKPPQVAELAHMIDKKLQHLPLTVTEGMAYIEKLLAK